The genomic segment GGCAGCCACTATCCTCCAGGCCTCTTGATGATTAATTAATGAGTGACATCTGCAGCCTCAGACACAGTTAATTAATCCCCACAATCCCACATTATTTATCTCCATCTATTGCCCTCTTCTTATCAGATATAATTCAAATATTAACACTCCCATCTTAGGTAGACAATTGCAGATCTATGCCTCCATTTAGAGTGTCAACAGATTAGTACATTTTTCCAAGACTGGAAGTTCTATATGATTGAAACTGCAGTCTTTTGGATGAGACACTAAAACATGGCTCTTGTCTGCTTTCTCAAGTGGTCCCAGAAGATTCAAAGTAGTACAGAGGAGTTATTCATTGTCCCATGACAATAGTCATTTCTCAACCAATATAAGAAAAACATTTGGCCAACAACACAATGCTACTGTGAAGAAGTTTTACAAAATAAATGTGATATACTGTATTCATGATTATGTTCATTTAGTGCCTCTCCCCCACACACCTCTGTCTACCATAGTGCTTAGGTAAGATGCTTCCCAATGGTCACAACATAGCTGGAGAGATGTTAACTTTAAGCAAAAGAGCTCAGAGCCAAAAGCCTAGTTTCTTATCGTACTGGCAGTTACAACATGTCTATACTTTTAAGGACCAGGTACTGCTCGTGCTCTATGGGTTGTGGAAGTTGCAAGTATTCTGAAACTAATAGTGGATAAAattaggtaaaaataagttgatTTTATTTTTCAAGTAATACCACCCCCACCCTTCCATGGTACATATTTCTTCTTGCAGCAAAAGTCCTGCTGCAACTATCCACTGTCTTGTAACCACAAGTCTACAGTAGGGTTGCTAACATATTCCAACAAACAAGCTTAAGGTAGGGAGTGGTTACTGGAAGAGAAATCAATGACGGCTGTCAGATTGGAGACTACCAAGACAAAATaggatgtgttgctcctccaatctgcacCTGACTTAAATATAGCAGTAGAGGAGACATGTCTATATGGGAAGTGTTATTAAAATAGCTGGCCACTGAGGCTCCTTCACCTtttgcattttccacctaccaTCCGCCAGCTCATGCTCAACCCTTGCccttttattttggcttctgctCTTCCAGTCCTTATGAAGGCCCAAAATACTAACACtatatttccttccatagatgatgcctgacctgctgaattcctctagcagtttgtgttgctgtagatttccagcacctgtagaatcTTTTGTGTTCTACTTAACTCACTTGTCTCCTTTGAGCTTTCCCCTTGCCACCTTGAAGCTATGTTCCCTAGCATTTAAAATCTTAACTGGGGTAAAAAagaccatctaccctatctacgcCTTTCATAATTCTATCTGGTCTCCTGTCAGTCCCTCACACTCAAGGGAAAACAATAGATGGTCATCTAATTTCTTCTTATAAACCTGGCAACATCATAGGGGAACCTTTTCACACCCTCCTACCATGGTGACGAgatctgcacataatactccaaatctggcctaaATAAAGCTTTATACAGCTGCAATATGACTTCCTGACTTTTATACTCATTGCTCCAgctaatgaaggcaagtatgccCTTCTACCACTTGTGTTATTACTTTCTTAAAGTTATGGACTTGAATCCCAAATAGAGTTGTACACGAATGTTCCTCccatttactgtatattttcCTCTTGCATTTGATCTCCCATAATGCATCACCTCATTAAGAAAAGACTAAGCATCTAGATCTTGAAAAAGAAAATGCTACAACTAGTCTGTAAGTAATGTGGAAGCAgaaatatttttgaaaaaaaatgggAGAAAGCAGAGACTTCAATATAAATCACCAAGGGAATTTACCAGAGAACATGTTCAATTTTGAAATCAATTATCAACAAAAAGCAACTGTAATACACAAACAAGTGGCTTTTGTTTTTGAACTACactagtggctactttattaagtaGTAAATattaagtatttattaagtattaataaagtgccactgagtgtatgctcaaaGTCTTCTGCTgatgtggcccatccacttcactgTTCGATGTATTGTGTTTAAGAGAAGCTCTTCTGTATATCACTATTGCaacatatggttatttgagttgctttcctgtcaccttgaaccactcctaccattctcctctgaatgctctcgttaacaaggtgttttcacccacataaCTACCTCTGTTATTATGTTTGGTatgaacaactgaacccctttGACCATatttgcatgtttttatgcaaagagtcgctgccacatgattagccaattagttatttgcattaatacataggtgtaactaataaagtggctactgagtatttttaaaaaaaatcacatttggACAATCTGAACTAGATTTAAGAAAATCTTCTACTGCACATTTTTTGACAACCAGGTATGGTACGGGCCAGTTCCCAGACCTATTAGCAAATAGTCAACATCTTGGAAGCTCATTCAAGAATTCCTTCAGAACAAAAATCAAATATTTTTTTTAAGTGAAGGAAAATATTcaatttccattgattctatttgaAACAAACATACCTGTTTAAATTATTGCACAGCAGATTTGAAAATGTTTCCAACTTACTGACATTACCAGTTTttaagtatttatgatgtaaccAATATATCATGAAAGCAAAACAGGACATACAGCATTTTAGCCAGAGACAGCAAACTGTATTTGTTGTTTAAAGAGCCATGTACACAATTCATTAAGTCCAGGATGCTGGACATTCACACAGATCTAAGATATTATTAAAATGGAATTTAACTTGAACCAACTGAAAAATACAAAAACTAATGAAAAGCACTGCCAAACAAATTATATAATTTATAAaagtgattgagaagttgcataTCCACTTTGTTAAATGGCCTCCTTTAAAAATTGAAAGTACAGGGAGGAGGGGTGTGTGGGAAAGGCGATACAAACTGAAGGGGTCACAAAATAAACAGATCAAAAACCTAATCAAAACCTTTGGATATGTATCTTTGCTGAAACTGATGTATGCTACATGCATCTCATGAATTTGGATAGTATTTTAGAACAATATCAACATCAAGCCTCAAAATGTGGAAAATTTAAGTAATCAACAAAATCAGGCTTAGCAATAAATCCCGCTTTCATAATACACAAAGAACTAAGAAGGTCAGTCAATACTTTTTCAAAGTTTACTCAGAACATTAAACATTTTCTTGAATTTAAATGGTGGTGACACACAGCCAATTTCTTTCAACATAATCTTAGAATATATTCATGTTAATATATCAAATGCCATAATGAGAGGTAATGGGGGAAATTCTAAGAATTCAAATCAAAAATATTTAAAAGTTTCCCCTATTAAAAATACTTAACCTGTCCAGGAAATCAGCAAATTAatatttggaaaaaaaatctttaataTTTGTGCTTTTTGTGCACAAAATTAATATCTCTGATAAGATGAAAGCGATATATTTTTTCCTCTTTGGGGCAAATAATAGTCTTGGCAACAATTAGACAGTATCAAAGAATGACCTTGCTTGTACTCTGAAAACGTTTGAATGCATGACAGTCCTACTGCTCACCAGATAATTCCCGTTTATTTGCAACTCCAAACTCTCAAGACGTCAAACTGATTTCAGAATTTGCAGTCTGTCACAGTTCCCCTGGTTGCATTGCTAGGTCATTTATCCGAGTACTTCTCTTCCCCAACCTTCTAGCCCACCTAGCACAGGGGGTATGAACATTGCATTAACTGACAAGTTAAACTTCATTAAAGTTAATGAAATGTTTTGAAAGAttacaatattttaaaaagtggcatCATCCTTTACCATGGGTTCCTCCTTGGAAAGTGCAATAAATGCTTACAAAAAGAAAGTGCTGCTAGCAGCAATCGTTGTGTTCTGTGTAGTGCATCTCTGTAAACGTCTTTCAAACTGTACAGAAAAAAACCCTATAAAACAAAATTCAGGCGCTTTggatttctttccccattctgaagaAAATAAAAGTAGCTTTCCTCTGAAGTCCCGGGATGTGCATTTACTTTCTTCAGACCTGACATGGTGAGCCTTCTGTAGAGGGACTGTCCAACTCCTGGGCACCTGATGGCATCACAGTGTGCTGCTGTGAAATTTCAACTGTTGGACTAGGAGTATATGGGGGAGGAGCATCACTCAAACTGCAAGCATCATACCCCTCTGGTATAGACAAAGCACGAGCCTCTTCAATACTGCTGGTAGCATGTTCTGTGTATGGCGGTGGTTTTAAGTCATCTGTAGGGGCAAATTTTACACAAAAATTATGTATTAAAAAGTCTCAGTATACAATATCACAGCATATTTGTAAAACATGGTGGTACAATCCCTTGGTCCCATCTACCTCCATCCTTCCCTTATCTGTTTACATGTATCACGTAATAAAGTCTGCCTCTACTGTTCCTACTTCAACCAGTTCCACCACTCCCCCAGTCCTTACATGTTGCCACCTATCAACAATCAAGCCTTCATCTCTATACTCCCCCAACTCCCCAGCTTCATTTACCTATTCTTCCCCAACTTACCTGGTTCTACCCTATTTTACTTCTAAACACCGGCCACCTCCCTTCCACATCCGTGGTGAtacagggtttcagcccaaaatgtcacccAACCCTTTgtgtctacagatgctgcttcatCCAGAGTTCAAGTATTTTTTTTCCCAATTacagttgctccagatttcaacatctgcagGTCATCATGTACACACTGTTGTTGTAGGAACACAACATGCCATAAAATCTCCAAACCTTACAATAACTAACCCACATGTTGTTGATTACAAAAAGTATGATGCCTTCTGAACAAAATGTACTGTCCAAAGAACTAGGAATTCCTGAATTAAAAATTAACATGTACCTGTCTGACCTCTTGGCACTGCTTCATATGGAGGTGGCACTTCTAATTGGCTGTAAGAAGGAGCATGTGGCAGGGATCCAGAAGGTTCTCCAACTGAACCATCATCCTGCCCACCATACCAACTATACCACATGGGACTCTGTAACAAAATTAAGAAGGATGACTTTAGATTAATcttatggggaagaaatgtatatTCATGTATATtcaatgtttttttaaatgcTGAAGTAGTACAAAACTCACATTTTTATACAATAAAAGTTCCAATAACCTATTATTCCCATCTGTAAAAACTGGGACTATATAACTTCAAAAACATTTACAACCTTTCAACTGTAAGAGCAAAATTTCAAAGCATGTTGCATTGTATTCAGATCAAATCTTGTGATGCTATTAAATCAGAATAATCCATCTCCAGGTTTATGTTGTTCCCACTTTCAATGTTTACCTGTACATGCATATCAAAGAATAATGACACAATTAAGTATCTTTAGTGGCACAATCAAGATACAATATGCCAAAGCCTACATCATAGCATGGTTTAGCTAATCAGAAATAACGTTTGCCTCAAATGGCCAGCCAATTTTAGTTTGCATACTGAAAAACGACACCTTGAGAAAATATGCTATTTTAGATCTAGCAATAAACAATGAGAAAGATTAACTAATTCCCTTGTAGAGAAGGAGTCCATGTGAAACTGGAGCAATTGTAATCTTAAAtagaagcaagaggcggagagggaagaggtaaaagaagctcagagagaagctgttttttttaaactgatcggggcaaagaggctagactgcgcaggtgtgtgacgtagcgcgccacaggtttaaaagaaagaccgccgtATACATGGGCCATCGGCGTcgcggccatcgttggagtggactgaggcagagtgggacggctttggctcaatcaggcttcggcgagaacaggcagaggcgaggtttgaacggggcacggcTGTACAAGTGcatgaaagtcggcctctgagatcagcgggggaatttaaaaagcaagcagaggctgagtatgagcttcactccaggtgaggtaagccgggtaagctcctttaattaatctaattagcttaggagtaggtaatggaggcagcagttagggcagttgagtgctccgtttgcagtatgtgggaagtcagggcgagcactgttgtccctgatgactacacctgcaaaaggtgcatccagctgcagctcctgataaaccgtgttagggaactggagctggatgaagtTCGGATCATTGggcaggcagaggcagaaatagacaggagtttcagggagatagtcacccctaggagtcaggagacaagtAGTTGGGtgcctgtcaggagagggaaggggaatagacaggaagagcagagcacccctgtggccattcccatcaacaataagtataccgttttggatactgttggtgggtatgacctaccagggacaagttgcagtggttgcatctctggcaccgagactggaccctcagctcagaagggaagaggagagcagtagtgataggggattcgatagggggacagagaggaggttctgtggaagagatcgagaattccggatggtctgttgcctccccggtgccagggtccgagatatcgcagatcgagttctcagtattctcaagagggagggtgagcagccggatgtcgtggtccatgtagggaccaatgatgtgggtaggaagaatgaggaggtcctgaaaggtgagtttagtgAGCTAGGTACCAAGTTAAAGGACAacacctccaggatagcaatctcaggattgctaccagtgccacgtgcaggtggatttagaaatagtaagatagtgctgatcaacacgtggctgaagacatggtgcaggagggagggcttcagatttatagataattgggcagttttccagggaaggtgggacctgctccggcgggacagtttacatctgaactggagggggacaagtattcctgcaggtaggtttgctagagag from the Hemitrygon akajei chromosome 20, sHemAka1.3, whole genome shotgun sequence genome contains:
- the LOC140713695 gene encoding uncharacterized protein; the protein is MELYWYIIVIIFIIVKIFFYICWYRSRQRQLDAYLSNPRNAQIVIVGGRAYLHQLCEQQNSPMWYSWYGGQDDGSVGEPSGSLPHAPSYSQLEVPPPYEAVPRGQTDDLKPPPYTEHATSSIEEARALSIPEGYDACSLSDAPPPYTPSPTVEISQQHTVMPSGAQELDSPSTEGSPCQV